The genomic region CCCAAGGGGCGCTCGTCTGCAATCTTCCTTAGCGCCGTGTTTCGCGCGCATTGCTTTCGCTGGAAACACGGATTAGCTTTATGCCCGCCAGCTCTTGATGGGTCAGGCTCACGGCGACCCGAAGGGTTCGGCTGTTTTCCGATCCAATGGGTGTCGCCTGTTCGGGATAAACCACCCGGAAACTATAGTCGAGGCTGGCGCCGTCGCTATCCTCGTTCAGGCCGAGCCGGACATCATAGGCGCCTTGTCGGCTGGCCAGCCCGGTGGCATAGATGATCGCCCCAGAGGGTGTCTTTTCGATCTTCAACTCGGTCACCTGGGCGATAGCGACGCTGAAATCCTCTTCGGGGCCGTCGGAGCTGCTGAACAGGCCGGAGCCTTCTTTCTCGGGGATCAGCGCATTGACCTCGCCAGTGCTGGCATCGCTGGCAGCATCGGCGGTTTGTGATTTACTAAACCAGTTGCTGGGGTTCGCTTTGGAACCCTGCCAACCGCTGCAACCGGAAAGTGTAATTCCGGTAACCAAAAGAACTGCAATAGAAATGCGCATGGAAGCCGCCCGTTTGAATTGTCCTTACAAGGGATTACCCGATTGTGAGCATGATGAAAAGCGGTTGAAAAAAAACATCGGTCAGCATAGGTCGAAGACAGTTCATTTGCATCAATTGATCGGATCCAAATCATGGCCAGCGCTGCCTTTGAGGACATCGTCGAGGATTTCGAATTCCTAGAGGATTGGGAGGACCGATATCGCTATGTCATTGACTATGGCAAGGCGATGGCGGCGATGGATGACGCCCTGAAGGTGCCCTCGACCAAAGTCCATGGCTGCGCCAGTCAGGTGTGGCTCCATCCGACAATCAACCAGGGCATATTTTCGTTTGATGGGGACAGTGACGCGATGATTGTGCGCGGGTTGGTTGCCGTATTGAGGGCCTTGTATAGCGGCTTGCCTGTGGCAGAAGTCGGGTTGGTGGATGCTAGGGCCGAGCTTGCCCGTCTTGGCTTGAACGATCACCTGTCGGCGCAGCGCTCAAATGGCGTCCGTTCAATGATTGATCGAATTCGTCTGATCACGGCTGAGGCAGAAAAAGGCTGACACGGCTTTTTCAGAGGGGCCTGCCCCTCTTGGCCTGCGGCCAATTCACCCCGGGATATTTTCAGCCAGATGAAGGAGCGGAGCCGGCCCAATCCCGCAGGGTAATCTCCAGGTCGCCATAGCCGGTATGGCGGTGCTCAAAGGCAAGGCCAAGTCGCGTTGCGCAGTCTGCAGCCCGCTGTACGAGGGCGGGATCACTGACTTGGGATTGATAGACCAGCTTGGTGTAATTGCCAAAAAACATCTCGCGGAGTTCGGGGTTTTTGTCCAGTCCCATGGGTCGCCAAATAAAGGCGTCGAACTGTTTCACCAGAAAGTCTGTGAGGTAGAAGGCGGTGATCTCGCCGGCCTCGGTTTTGTCTTCAAAGGCTTGATTGCCTTCGAAGAAAGAATAGCAATGTGGCCCCGAAACCATTTCGACGCCCAATTCGGCGCAGCGGCGTGCCAGCGCGCCGCCTGTGCCGCAATCGGCATAGACCACGAATATC from Parasedimentitalea psychrophila harbors:
- a CDS encoding SufE family protein encodes the protein MASAAFEDIVEDFEFLEDWEDRYRYVIDYGKAMAAMDDALKVPSTKVHGCASQVWLHPTINQGIFSFDGDSDAMIVRGLVAVLRALYSGLPVAEVGLVDARAELARLGLNDHLSAQRSNGVRSMIDRIRLITAEAEKG
- a CDS encoding DUF1638 domain-containing protein — protein: MARRGRASRLQGRVAVRPPPTSTPLDENPVAKDPLTQRRQAAAEFKPGRILLIACGALAREILDINASNQFNHIDLTCLPANLHLYPDQIPAAVTVAVTKHRACYSQIFVVYADCGTGGALARRCAELGVEMVSGPHCYSFFEGNQAFEDKTEAGEITAFYLTDFLVKQFDAFIWRPMGLDKNPELREMFFGNYTKLVYQSQVSDPALVQRAADCATRLGLAFEHRHTGYGDLEITLRDWAGSAPSSG